A single uncultured Acetobacterium sp. DNA region contains:
- a CDS encoding aspartate carbamoyltransferase regulatory subunit, translating to MINVSKLKKGIIIDHIEAGHGFEIYKELHLNDIDDVVVLLKNIPSKKMKQKDLIKIETDLQIDMTVLGLIDPNVTINFVKNGELCKKISLTLPKVVNGIMTCKNPRCITQYEDVKDIRFYLVNEEKKQYRCEYCDAYTTFIDEE from the coding sequence ATGATTAATGTATCGAAACTAAAAAAAGGAATCATCATTGACCATATTGAAGCGGGACACGGTTTTGAGATATATAAGGAATTGCACCTCAATGACATTGATGATGTGGTCGTTCTGCTTAAAAACATTCCCAGTAAGAAAATGAAACAAAAAGATTTAATCAAAATCGAAACCGATCTGCAAATTGATATGACTGTGTTAGGGCTCATTGATCCCAATGTCACCATCAACTTTGTTAAAAACGGCGAATTGTGTAAAAAAATCAGTTTGACCTTGCCAAAGGTGGTTAATGGTATTATGACCTGCAAAAATCCCCGTTGCATTACCCAGTATGAGGATGTTAAAGATATTCGGTTTTATCTGGTCAATGAAGAGAAAAAACAATATCGCTGCGAGTACTGCGACGCCTACACCACTTTTATTGACGAAGAATAG
- a CDS encoding dihydroorotase, which translates to MKTLIKNVEMVDSEGRRYGKVLIEDGKIKKVYKEKGNVKSEYDQEIDGQGLVLMPGFIDMHCHLRDPGYEYKETMETGMAAALKGGFTTLVAMANTKPVMDDAAVIKANLDKAVALKQCNLIQVSALTKDFGDSELVDFKAIRPLTNVFSNDGVSILNSEIMVKGLEASTEHDFLLLTHCHPETELVKRDVELLAENGGHLHVCHISKKDTLDLIREAKAKELDITCEVTPHHIFASAMDYKVNPSFRTYPDRRALIEGIKEGIVDMCGTDHAPHSEEDKLKGAPGINNFEIAFAMYYTVFEQNSIPLEKLSEMLSNAPAKRLGIKSGLIKERYPADLVLVDLNWEGKINPKEFVSKSKNNPFGGETLKGKVMMTMVKGELKYDDHGSAL; encoded by the coding sequence ATGAAAACCTTAATCAAGAACGTTGAAATGGTTGATTCCGAGGGAAGACGGTATGGCAAGGTATTGATTGAAGACGGAAAAATCAAGAAGGTCTATAAAGAAAAGGGGAATGTCAAATCAGAATATGATCAGGAAATTGATGGTCAGGGACTTGTGCTGATGCCTGGGTTTATTGACATGCACTGTCATTTGAGAGACCCCGGTTATGAATATAAAGAAACCATGGAAACCGGGATGGCAGCCGCTTTAAAGGGCGGTTTTACCACGCTGGTGGCGATGGCCAACACCAAACCGGTGATGGATGATGCAGCTGTTATTAAAGCAAACTTGGATAAAGCAGTAGCTTTAAAGCAGTGCAATCTGATCCAGGTTTCGGCTCTGACCAAAGACTTTGGCGATTCAGAACTGGTCGATTTTAAAGCCATTCGCCCGCTAACCAACGTGTTTTCCAATGATGGGGTTTCCATCTTAAACTCAGAAATTATGGTAAAAGGTCTGGAAGCATCCACTGAGCATGATTTTCTGCTGTTGACCCACTGCCATCCGGAAACGGAGCTGGTCAAACGAGATGTGGAGCTGCTGGCTGAAAACGGCGGACACCTTCATGTCTGTCACATCAGCAAAAAAGACACCCTCGATCTGATCCGGGAAGCCAAGGCAAAGGAACTGGACATCACCTGCGAAGTCACTCCTCATCATATTTTTGCTTCGGCTATGGATTATAAGGTCAATCCATCATTTCGGACTTATCCGGATCGTCGGGCTTTAATCGAGGGTATCAAGGAAGGCATCGTGGACATGTGTGGCACTGACCATGCGCCTCATTCTGAAGAGGATAAGCTTAAAGGGGCACCAGGCATCAATAATTTTGAAATAGCCTTTGCCATGTATTACACGGTGTTTGAGCAAAACAGCATCCCCCTGGAAAAACTCAGCGAGATGTTAAGCAACGCCCCAGCCAAACGCTTGGGGATTAAATCCGGACTGATCAAAGAGCGGTATCCGGCGGATTTGGTTTTGGTGGATCTGAACTGGGAAGGAAAAATCAATCCCAAAGAATTTGTTTCAAAAAGCAAAAACAATCCCTTTGGCGGTGAGACCTTAAAAGGAAAAGTAATGATGACAATGGTGAAGGGAGAACTTAAATATGATGATCATGGATCGGCTCTATAA
- the pyrF gene encoding orotidine-5'-phosphate decarboxylase, with product MMIMDRLYKDAVKKGPICVGLDTTLKFLPKYLLDKDWSDGEKITEFNKKIVDATEDLAASYKVQIACYESLGLDGMKAYSETVKYARGKGVVVIGDVKRGDISSTGDQYAKGHFSGDFEVDIMTVNAYMGEDAVSPYYKYIKENDKGIFILQRTSNPSAVDLQNLKVGDDTIYEVMGDKIEAWGSAFRGDHGFSAIGSVVGLTRPEEFEAIRERCPHTFFLVPGYGAQGGTGEDIANILKKSRCAVVNSSRGLITGHQKVGCEDEGFAEHIRNATLAMQEDIIKWL from the coding sequence ATGATGATCATGGATCGGCTCTATAAAGATGCCGTAAAAAAAGGACCCATTTGTGTGGGTTTGGATACAACCCTGAAATTTTTACCGAAATACCTGTTGGACAAAGACTGGTCGGATGGTGAGAAAATAACCGAATTCAATAAAAAAATTGTGGATGCTACCGAAGATCTGGCGGCTTCCTACAAGGTGCAGATTGCCTGTTATGAATCTTTGGGTCTGGATGGTATGAAAGCCTACAGCGAAACGGTGAAATATGCCCGCGGCAAGGGCGTGGTGGTCATTGGTGATGTGAAGCGGGGTGATATTTCATCCACCGGGGATCAATACGCTAAAGGCCATTTCAGCGGCGATTTCGAAGTTGATATCATGACTGTTAACGCTTATATGGGTGAAGATGCGGTATCACCCTATTATAAATATATTAAAGAAAACGACAAGGGAATCTTTATTCTGCAACGGACGTCCAACCCATCAGCAGTTGATCTGCAGAACCTCAAAGTCGGGGATGATACCATCTATGAAGTGATGGGCGATAAGATCGAAGCCTGGGGAAGTGCCTTTAGAGGCGACCACGGATTTTCCGCCATTGGCTCGGTGGTTGGTCTGACCCGTCCCGAAGAATTTGAAGCGATCCGAGAACGTTGTCCCCATACTTTCTTTCTGGTACCGGGTTACGGTGCTCAGGGCGGAACCGGTGAAGACATTGCCAATATCCTGAAGAAATCACGATGTGCGGTGGTCAACTCATCTCGTGGTCTGATTACAGGGCATCAAAAGGTTGGTTGTGAGGATGAAGGCTTTGCCGAGCATATCAGAAACGCCACCTTGGCAATGCAGGAGGATATTATTAAATGGCTGTAA
- a CDS encoding dihydroorotate dehydrogenase electron transfer subunit, which produces MAVILTNTSVSPGIYKMTVDFTGDVRPGQFFMLRAWDKDPLLSRPISVHDYAPGKLTFLYQVVGKGTEILARLQTGDDVTIQGPYGNGFPKIAGDLCVVGGGIGTAPLYYLVQNYKAENPNGKCRVYLGFRDTAYGVDAFEALADEIVLDVGGIITHKLAVLPAETIVTCGPEIMMEAVAKVVPPENTVYVSLEAHMACGIGACLGCTCETKSGNKKVCKDGPVFLREEVFYV; this is translated from the coding sequence ATGGCTGTAATCCTAACGAATACCAGTGTATCACCCGGAATTTATAAAATGACAGTGGACTTCACCGGTGATGTCAGACCAGGTCAGTTTTTCATGCTGCGAGCCTGGGACAAGGATCCGCTGTTATCCCGACCGATTAGTGTTCATGATTACGCGCCGGGTAAACTGACTTTTTTATACCAGGTGGTAGGAAAAGGAACCGAGATTTTAGCGCGTCTCCAAACTGGGGATGACGTCACCATTCAAGGTCCTTACGGCAATGGTTTCCCGAAAATTGCTGGAGACCTGTGTGTTGTCGGCGGTGGTATCGGAACGGCGCCGCTTTATTATCTGGTTCAAAACTATAAAGCAGAAAACCCCAACGGAAAATGCCGGGTCTATCTAGGCTTTCGGGATACTGCTTATGGTGTGGATGCGTTTGAAGCCTTAGCTGACGAGATTGTTCTGGATGTGGGGGGGATTATTACCCATAAACTTGCAGTTTTACCCGCTGAGACGATAGTTACCTGCGGGCCGGAAATCATGATGGAAGCGGTGGCGAAAGTTGTGCCGCCTGAGAATACTGTCTACGTTTCGCTGGAAGCGCATATGGCCTGCGGTATTGGTGCCTGTCTTGGTTGCACCTGCGAAACGAAATCTGGAAACAAGAAAGTCTGTAAGGACGGCCCGGTGTTCTTACGGGAAGAGGTGTTTTATGTCTAA